A portion of the Tachysurus fulvidraco isolate hzauxx_2018 chromosome 8, HZAU_PFXX_2.0, whole genome shotgun sequence genome contains these proteins:
- the LOC113634025 gene encoding LOW QUALITY PROTEIN: 4-hydroxyphenylpyruvate dioxygenase-like protein (The sequence of the model RefSeq protein was modified relative to this genomic sequence to represent the inferred CDS: inserted 1 base in 1 codon), whose amino-acid sequence MKISCILAEQYGSVCHNLRNSCLRQMKTRPLCVTSPNMAAYLSRLHHISLHVSNVDKLAQDLVSKFQFRVFAARLAAGARQLAFRKGGAVFVVNERAARVTDVLYDVHPHYAVDTACNVCFEVEDVERTSESLRSRGCDLLVPPTRVGDDGGHVTYSVVKSIVGNVCHTLVDTSRYQGTFLPGFCQVGTGEDEEDTRCHVTHXDHVTYACTRRSTTEVMRWYEKNFGFQRFFISSNEDAEEGYVLDQDGIGLRLTAMEYWKCSEAEIKFPFKDRKEPDCKFVIAESLPEQSRNQVDTFLEQHGGPGIQHIGLFTQDIVSTAHTMANASVQFFSPPAAYYSEVGKQQEIEEAGHDPKALMQHGILLDTDLQGNDEDPSACSKRYLLQVFTKPIFSEDTLFLELIERRGATGFGEGNIRALWRSVQSYMEKNEDNQADLIAQTTKSKQTGQH is encoded by the exons ATGAAGATCAGCTGCATTTTAGCAGAACAGTATGGATCTGTCTGTCACAACCTGAGGAACA GTTGTTTACGTCAGATGAAGACACGCCCACTCTGTGTGACGTCACCAAACATGGCTGCCTACTTGAGCCGGCTGCACCATATTTCGTTGCACGTCTCTAACGTGGACAAACTGGCCCAGGACCTCGTGTCTAAGTTCCAGTTCAGGGTGTTTGCTGCCAGACTGGCGGCCGGAGCTCGGCAGCTCGCCTTCCGTAAAGGCGGCGCGGTGTTTGTGGTGAATGAGAGAGCGGCACGTGTCACTGACGTGCTGTACGACGTGCACCCGCACTACGCCGTGGACACCGCGTGTAACGTGTGTTTTGAGGTCGAGGACGTAGAGAGGACGTCGGAGTCGCTGCGGTCAAGAGGCTGCGACCTGCTCGTGCCGCCGACGCGCGTCGGGGACGACGGTGGTCACGTGACCTACTCGGTCGTGAAGTCCATCGTGGGTAACGTGTGTCACACGCTCGTGGACACGAGTCGCTACCAAGGCACCTTTCTGCCCGGATTCTGTCAGGTCGGCACCGGGGAGGACGAGGAGGACACGCGGTGTCACGTGACGC TTGATCACGTGACCTACGCGTGCACGAGACGCAGCACGACTGAGGTGATGCGCTGGTACGAGAAGAACTTCGGGTTCCAGAGGTTCTTCATCTCCAG CAACGAGGACGCAGAGGAAGGCTACGTGTTGGATCAGGACGGAATCGGTCTGCGCTTGACCGCTATGGAGTACTGGAAGTGCAGCGAGGCGGAAATCAAGTTCCCTTTTAAAGACAGAAAAGAGCCGGACTGCAAGTTCGTCATCGCCGAATCTCTGCCCGAGCAGA GTCGGAATCAGGTGGACACGTTTCTGGAGCAGCACGGAGGTCCAGGTATCCAGCACATCGGCCTGTTCACGCAGGACATCGTGTCCACGGCACACACCATGGCCAACGCCTCTGTTCAGTTCTTCTCTCCTCCTGCAGCCTACTACAGCGAG GTGGGGAAGCAGCAGGAGATCGAGGAGGCAGGGCATGATCCTAAAGCTCTGATGCAGCACGGCATCCTGTTGGATACAGACCTGCAGGGGAACGACGAGGATCCGAGCGCATGCAGTAAACG GTACCTGCTGCAGGTGTTCACCAAGCCCATCTTCTCCGAGGACACGCTCTTCCTGGAGCTGATAGAGCGGCGTGGAGCCACTGGGTTCGGAGAGGGGAACATCCGAGCTTTATGGAGATCCGTTCAGTCTTACATGGAGAAGAACGAGGACAATCAGGCGGACTTAATAGCACAGACTACGAAAAGCAAGCAAACCGGACAGCACTGA
- the zranb1a gene encoding ubiquitin thioesterase zranb1-B, with amino-acid sequence MTDPHMKWACEYCTYENWPSAIKCTMCRAQRRSAAIIDEQLNKFKSNSVCGDDDSETSSLIICPDSSARPRVRPCRPSEPGSHASVSHPNEDYNDKNRLHAPRWSCTMCTYENWAETQSCIVCEHPNDTSPVITNELVQGGGRTRRTRMSSPVSSDCDAEVHIQDIEVGAHGCDEDFKKLKQIKNRMRKSDWMFLNACVGVVEGDLAAVEMYKSSGGDIARQLTSGEVRLLNRPSAFDTGFTLVHLAIRFQRQDMLAILLTEVSQQAVKCIPAMVCPELTEQIRREIAASVHQRKGDFACYFLTDLVTFTLPADIEDLPPAVQEKLFDDLLDRDVQKGNHGNQTSPMIRKRKYTIAG; translated from the exons ATGACAGATCCCCATATGAAGTGGGCATGTGAGTACTGCACGTACGAGAACTGGCCCTCAGCTATAAAGTGTACCATGTGTCGAGCTCAGCGCCGCAGTGCCGCCATCATCGACGAGCAGCTGAACAAGTTTAAGAGTAACTCTGTGTGCGGCGACGACGACTCGGAAACTAGCAGCCTGATCATCTGCCCCGATTCCAGCGCCAGGCCTCGGGTGCGCCCGTGCCGTCCCTCTGAGCCCGGCAGCCACGCGTCCGTGTCGCACCCTAACGAGGACTATAACGATAAAAACCGCCTGCACGCTCCCAGATGGAGCTGCACCATGTGCACGTATGAGAACTGGGCAGAGACGCAGAGCTGCATCGTGTGTGAGCACCCTAACGACACCTCACCCGTCATCACTAACGAGCTGGTGCAGGGAGGAGGAAGGACACGGAGGACGAGGATGTCCTCTCCTGTCTCCTCAGACTGCGATGCGGAAGTCCACATCCAGGACATTGAGGTGGGAGCTCACGGCTGTGACGAGGACTTTAAAAAGCtcaaacagatcaaaaaccGTATGAGGAAGAGCGACTGGATGTTTCTCAACGCCTGTGTGG gaGTGGTGGAAGGCGACCTGGCTGCAGTGGAGATGTATAAATCGTCAGGTGGAGATATCGCTCGGCAGCTGACGTCAGGGGAAGTGCGTCTGTTAAACCGTCCCTCAGCCTTCGACACCGGGTTCACGCTTGTCCATCTCGCCATCCGATTTCAGAGACAGGACATGCTTGCTATCCTCCTGAccgag GTGTCCCAGCAGGCGGTGAAGTGTATCCCAGCGATGGTGTGTCCCGAGCTGACGGAGCAGATCCGCAGAGAGATCGCCGCCTCAGTACATCAGCGGAAAGGAGACTTCGCCTGTTACTTCCTGACTGACCTCGTCACCTTCACTCTACCagcag ATATTGAAGATTTGCCTCCTGCAGTTCAGGAGAAGCTGTTTGATGATCTGCTCGACCGTGACGTACAAAAAGGTAACCATGGAAACCAAACATCGCCGATGATCCGGAAACGTAAATACACAATCGCTGGCtaa